Below is a genomic region from Ostrea edulis chromosome 10, xbOstEdul1.1, whole genome shotgun sequence.
ctacatagcTCTCTATAAAGACACGATGAAATTGTTCCTTAAGTtcagcatacatacatacagacagacacacagcgagtaggaatgaatgaacccacgggtgatggagaaagGAACGAAGTGTAAttaaccgtgggtttccgacgatgccgaaatatatacatgtagatgtaggtgggtacctgtaaagtgcaaaacgaaacgaaatctaccgaaacgaaacccaccgaaacagattgtataaccgaactcttttattagaaatggtatcttaggcccctgtgaaaattaccacatataaataaaattcgcctcccgtttgatgtaggctttcagcttgactgatacacagttttaaaagctggaaaggggggggggggggtgagtaagcaaaatgtacatatccgaagttgattaaataccatgtgcaattaatttcagatccataaatttcagaacggagagttacagtctcagaggtctggcgaaacacactaaacaaggggtggggtcgctggcgttggatccgcctttgggcatagatacattatttgaagaaactgGTGTCCGAGAaatttgaaagcaggaagagctcttaaccttttattctacatgtatctctaactgctgaggtgcgagtactttcaataatggaaaaagttacatagtataccatattatatgaatgcaattaggtaagatataatatacatgtgctattaaaaattattattgatatgtagtgagtctaaatataactctatacatttgtggtgttgctaagacggggaattggaaacgggacggaaaacagaattttttatgcaataatatcaggaggaggtcagcattttgtaaactcaaaaggcttatgaacaagggaagcagaaattacaaagagaacgggaagacatactcagaatccaccgtttgatatactacatacaaatacacaatatccacatgtatacatagatttgtctttagagcaaaaaatactgaaacgtgTATTTATGCCGAATTGTAACCCTCTGTTCtaaaatttatggatccgaaactaattgcacatggtattcaatcaacttcggatatgaactttgtgcttactcacccccttccaacttttaaaacttcgTATCTGTCAAGCCGAAAGCTTACATCaatggggaggcgaattttatttatatgtggtaactttaacaggggcttaagataccatttttaattattataattaataagagttcggttatacaatctgtttcgtctcgtttcggtgggttacgtttcggtagatttcgtttcgcactttacaggtacccgatgtAGGTCGAACCCGTTCAAAGTTTTCCCACAGTGCGATGTTTTGCTATTGTGACGTAAAAAATCGCTCTGGCACACGGCACTTAATCCTGTTTTCTGCTGTTACATAGCGATCTCTTATATGTGTCCACAAATTAACGGACTATCGGAGTGTCGGACTAtcggaatactgggcggtcACCGTCGAGGCTACAGCTTTCGTTTTTATAAGTCACATTCATGAGGTGTGTTTGTTGAGTGTCAATCACGGGGGTTTCTTTGATAAGGGTTCACTACCCTATTCAAAGTGGCATTAAAATATgatgaaatatgtttttctcTATCGATCTAACTATCATTGAGGTTTCTAACAGCTCACAGACATgagaaatgattttttaaacagGTCGAGAAGAAACATTGGACCTCGACTCGAGCTCTTTGATCTCTGTTTCTTTGATGACTATGCGACGTAGCAAAAGTAAGTTTAATGAATTTGGCGTCCCAGAATCTATCAGATAAAATCCACAATGCACAGAATGcgtagaaaaagaaaatgagaaaaaactctcttctcgaaagcacaaatccgccattttgactgaagcgagggatgttttcgagaAGGTCCGTGCTCTCTCGTTATATACCGGCGCTCTCGCCACttcgcttcactggtgatccagcagtgatttttgaagatttgaGAAGATAGAAGAAGAGCTATTCCTTATTACAACGGATAATGGCGCGAGTCAATCCGGGGCAGAGGACTACCATGACGTTGTTCCCCCCACACCTTCGGGAATATTGGGATGCAGAGCTGGAAATGGTTCAGTGGCCCCCGGGGCACATTGTGTTCAGACCGGACGGAGAGTGTGAGTGGCACTTCTTTTACGAAAGAGTGCCAGATGCCCCCAAGCAGCCATTGAAGAGGCGCCGCCGAAACAAGAAGGCCGCCAGCCAGTAAGGGGGCAAACAACCCCTAGACAGTGTGGGGGCTTTAATAACCCCCccggcccttttcagggccaccCACATCttatgaaaagatgctgttTATGACAATGCTTGAGAAACGTACAAAAACTAATACCAGAtgcacttttattttttattaagaaacTTATGATTGATAAAGTTACACAGTTTTGATAGTTAACAACTTTCCGTGTTCTTCATATTCCCCCGTCATGTAACGTAGTCTTTCGGATACGAGACTATTCTCACATACTTTCCAACAACGTAGAGGATGAACGAAATACATCATGTTACGCTTCGTTCTCCAGTGTTTCATTTGAATCAATCCTCTTAACGTTTGTTGATCTCGGGTCATGATCAAATATTGGTATTCACTCTGATGGATTTTAGTGATATCCTCTGGTCCTGCATTGTCTAAGATAAAAATCCATGTTCTACTTTGAGGACTTTCTCTCACTCCTTTGACTCTACTATAAACTGGCACGTATTCCATGTCTAAGTGGACTGATTTTTTATTATGGCAAACCTCTCTTATATAGTACACACaacacagatttttttttttcaattttattttgtaaacaattaaacatttgaacaattACATCAGTGACAAGTTAATACCATGACATTGACAAGTTTGTCCTTTATTGGTTCTAGGTTTACGAAATGTCTCTTTAAACCATTGGGCTACATAACGATCTCGTTGTAACGCCGTGCCTTTCCAAGGAAGTAACCAATCTTGAACCGTTTTTTCTTTTACGATGGCGTTGATGTagataatacacacaatattgtCCACAGACATCCGTGTTCAAAGCTTGATAACAATTCGTGTTATGAATCCAAGTGTCTCCATGACGTTGCATAAACGCTTTGATTTCTTGATGTACCGGGGTAATCCGTAAGAATCAAAAATATTCTATGATAGGACTGTTCAAATACAAACAGACAATTGAGAAAGGTATTTTCAAAGTCTccaatacacattttctttaagGGGGCAAGGACATCATAACTtccttcaatttaaaaaaaaacccaaccgaTTATCCATTAGTTTTACTGCAATTCTTTTTGAGACATTTTGTACTCttttttataaaaactaaattgaATGTTTTGGAATTCTGTGAAAGCCAATATTCATTTTAACTTGActtaaaattaattcattttttaccGCAACAATGTTGAACCTCttcacaaaatcgaacccgTGATATAATGTTCAACCCCTTTATTTTCCAACTCTCGAAGGAAACGCTCTATAGAACCACTGTACCACGCGGGCGACCTTTTTGTCgtgtattgatgttttctggTAGGAAGTGTTCTTTAGCTAAAGATACTTGATTGAAATAATCTTTGTTTTCCTTGCCTgataaatgattgtacaatTTCCATTTGGTCAATTTctaatgaatggtgaagatgcATTAGTGCAAGCCCAGTCAATCTGTCCTCTTGCATAGTACTGAGCATGAAACTCTTGATGCGTCTTAATCCAGAAAAGGATCTTTCGGCCTCACATGTTGTGATAGGTAAAATACATCTAATGTGAAGAATTTTCACGTTCGGGAAAACTTCCCCATCTACAAAGTTGAAAAGATTGAGCAGATTGCAGAGCTTGTCTGAAGTTTCTTTGCTCATGTTTAAACAATAACGTCTCCAATCTCTTTGTTCTTTCTCCAAGTCCTTTACAGAAAGACAAGGCAGTTCTGAGACAAGTTTGGACAATTCCTCTTGTGAAATATTTGTCACATTGACAGGCAACAAAGAGCATATCGAATATGCCGCCAGATCTTCTTTCTGAAACCTCGTATTTAATTCACTGAGGAAAAAGTGCAGAAATGGAATGGCCACGACAgatctatgcaaggtgaagataacgaacagtgatcaatctcataactcctacaagcaatacaaaatagatagttgggcaaacacggacccctggacacaccagaggtgggatcaggtgcctaggaggagtaagcatcccctgttgaccggtcacaccttgGATTCTCTTGGATTACTTGTGGAGACATTTTCTCTGTGTTGCTGCTTGGAGCAAACCCTTGGGGTTTTAATCACTATATCAAGGTCGTCTGCAATTTGTTTAGCATCTTCAAAGCAAGACTCCAATTTGGTATCTACCGCTCTACGAATTTCTTTGATCCTATCCTCGTGTTCCTCAATTAACTTACTTGCAGCAGTTTGAGAGTCAAAAGACTATTGTATCTAGGACataccttacaaacaaaaatgttatgAACACAGAGAAGGACGTCATCCAAGCCAAAAGCCACTGTGCGATCACTTTAGTTTGTCTATCCCAAGACCAGTCTTCACTGGTACTTTCATCAAGGTTTTGATTGAGAATATGCTTACGAACTTGTACATAGTGTAGAACACATCAAAGCAGATATGCCGCTCAACCTACCTAGTCTTACAGAGTCAAACTAGTTTCTTTCTGGGAAAATCTACAGACCtatcattttctataatagtCTCAAGAAACCCTTGTCGTTTAGGGGAACtgtcaaagaaaataaacactGAATTAAGGACATCTATCATATCCCTCACAATGGGGTAATTTGCAGGCTGAAGCGATGCTCAGATTCGATATTACTATGCAAGTGTTAAAATTGGAAGGAAATGATAATCGGATTACTAAGAGAGAATTCTATTAATATTTACTTAGAATGATAAACGAATACTACTTTCATATTGAGTCTGAAGCAGAATTATACTGAAGCCGATGACTTTATGACGATGCAGTAGCATAATGACAAGATTATGACGTCAATCACTCGTAATAGGATATTAAACAAATCGTTCCTGTTTACATTCGGTTagaaactcgaataacatttgtGATTTGATTCTAACTTCATAATGAAATTACAATACTAAGAAAgttaattcagaaatatttataatataataacagtcaactcatttttcttataagtcgttatattgtaattttttttatctccgaattccaggggggggggggggggggggggggggggggggggctctagATCCGCATATGGAAGTATTCCTTCAATCTCTACCAAGAATTGTCATTCCTTGTTCTCACTTACAagtgtaagtgagtgtaaggaacgataactctgggtagagattggtatTCCTTGtcacaagacctttccgtgggtaccagcATTTTTGACCCtctgaccttgacgtttgacctacttttttattgattgattgtatcttgcttaacgtctcgctcgagaatttttcactcatatggagacgtcaccaagaccggtgaagggcttcaaatttaggcgtatgctcggcgcttacagccattgagcattGAGGTttatttagcgtgccacaccatctgtgacacgggtcatccgtttttaaggtcatcttcgagtactcgtgacattcacacctgctgccgagcgtttggcgatggaactatcactacccgttttaacgacttgggtctgtcgcggccgggattcgaaccccggcctaccgcatgtggggcgaacgctctaacccaCTCGGCCACCAACGTTatccttgctgataacttttgaacaacaAGTGCTtcgatatttcacacgagtatcacttgtgataagacctttcggTGGGTACTAAACCGTTTgacttggcatttgacctacttttaaaaaattgacattggtcataacttggaCGAGGAcgattaaacttggtacacatacatctgatgccaagtgaaaattttacatagaattacATGGAGATTAGTCTTGTTTTTtggatgcaaagaaagtatgtcacacccgaatgattgctgatactacttgaaggcaacttctacaaatcatggtgtaagaaaagcACCCTACATTAGCTTTTCACggacgtattatgtaccgttgtcAGTACTCTTGTTCTTAAGTTTTTTGCAACTATTTCACCAAGCATTGCTACATGAGGAATGACACCTAAGAACTTGAACTCTTTTTCAACTCTaatcggagatgaccttaaaaacgaatgtcccgtgtcacagtaggtgtggcacgctaaataaccctcactgctcaatggccataagcgccgagcatagctctaaatttgaagcccttcaccggtcttgatgacgtctccatgtgagcgAAAAATTCtagagcgagacgttaagcaagatacaatgaATCCGTTTGGAAACGTCACAGGTGTCAAAGAATACTTGTGGGGTATAATTAATCCTCAcaggtacaatgtacatattatgAACCTTTAAATCATGAAACATTTGGTCACTAGATTATGGAAAACTCATTTTGATGATGATggttatatgtacattttctaTTTTAGCAAATATTTATCTTGGAGATACATCTATTTGATTATTTCATCTCATTTCTCTTGGTGTGGCAAAGCATTTGATTGTTTTTATTGTCCATGAAATGGAGgagaagaaaataaaagaaggggaaTGTCGCCTGGAAACCCTCTCATCATCCCTTGGAAAAGTAAGTATATAGAAAGCAGACAAGGAGAAAACTTCTTTAAGTACATAGAAAGCAGACAAGGAAAATACTTCAAGAAATATGCAAGTTTCACCCAATTTACCTAATACTTGCAAGTACAAGTCACAGTTTATGATTTTAGCTGACATTTGATGTTtatctgtatatgtaattgTAGTAGCACCATTCAACCTCCTGTACGTAGAGGAGCTGACAGAGCTCACATCAACCTAACGTGCCCTCTAGCTAAAGTgaataaaaaatcaaacataGTGAGAATTCAAATCATCTAAAGAGTATAAAGACTTTAATAttaatgggggagggggggaagCAAAACGTTTAATaaattgtttgataaattttgcATTTTACTGATAGATTCAGAAACATCTTAATATAAAAAGCATTGAAAACGATTAACTCCATGGGCTCAGAGAAACATCGCCACATATTCCATCAATATATTTGTGATAATGTAGATCTACCCTATTTTGCCAGAAAATTAAAGACACATCTCCTTCACATAGTATGTTTATTTTCTTCtaaatagaaattatttttttttaaagcctTTCGATCACTCATTTggcatttttgaaatattaaccTGAAATCCTCAGTCATtatgaatataatatttttttcccgtggggatccgggttagaataggtcctcagtaccccttgcttgttgtaagaggcgactaaatggggcggtccttcggacgatatcacaaaaaccgaggtcacatgtcacagcaggtgtggcacgaaaaggatccctccctgctcaaaggccacaatcgccaagcataggcctaaatttagcagcccttcaccggcaatggtcacatctccatatgagtgaaaaattctcgaatgggacgtaaaacaataaatcaataaatatatattttcatggtTTGAGCCCTCTTGTAGTGTATCTTGTTTATACTTGTATTGTAGTCAATGACATTTATAGACACGGTCCACCAACTCTTATGATGAAGATTCCTTCGAAAAAAATCATGTGAGGATACGGGACCAGATCTTCAACCAGAATCAGAAAGCGAGGAGCAGAGACACAGCATCAAATTATCCTCAGCACGGAAGCTACttcaaaaatgaagaaaactGGCCCCGGGATCACGAACGTCTTGAGTCAAACTCAAGGGCTGTATTTTACTCAAATCTGAGAATTTTTCTCAAACCTCTGACTTGAACTCAATAAAGTGTGCCACAAAACTTGACTCTTGCTCAAGTTGAGAAAATGCTTGAGTTTTTCTCAAAAAGCATGAGTTTGCTAAATACCTGTCTCAGAagtaaattcaatttaaaaatggctGCCAGACGAATGTATTTAATGAACTTGATGAGAATTCCCAGAAGAATGATTAAAGACAGGACCAATCCTCTTGAAGTTTTATCGTCTGACGAGATATTCCAACGGTACCGCTTTAGATCCGCCAccattttattcatatgtggGTTGATATCCGAGGATCTCCGCCACCAAACACAGATAAGTTGCCCCTTACTACCACTTCTCCAAGTTCTAGCGGCTTTGCGCTTTTATGCGACTGGTTCCTTTTATGAACTTATAGGGGATTCACTCTCAATCTCCAAATCGGCTGTCGGACGGGCAGTAAGAGCTGTTACCTCCCTTATTTGTTCCTTGTCGGCACGATATATTAAGTTCCCATCCCAAGATGAGATACCGTCAATACGAACACAGTTCTATGAACTGGCAGGTAAGTTTTCTTAGTGTTTCCTGAAAATAACATCTTCAACTTGTAACCGATTGTACATACGCAAACGTTCACACCCACCCCCCTTTCGTAATATTTATCTAAGCAAATGTCTTATTTCAGCATgcgtacttttaaaaaaaattgctgcTAGAGTGTATCATTCTTCTATCTACAATATCATCTATGCCCTTACCtttgatttattgatgaaataaataaagttgATGAAATCGACACTTCCGAAAAGCGAGATGTGTCATCATGCAGCACAAGGGACGCCACTAGGCATACAACGAGTGGCGTAAGGCGACCCAACAGGGCAATGATAATTGCTATTACATTCTGGTTACATTGAAagagtgtacatgtatatatggcaCAATCATGTTATTCGATCCGCGGACTTTACGATACcatttattccgtaaatgtgacttttaaaaacggaataaatagcatgattagttaacatgtgtaaaaatataaaagtattagTAACTATTTATAGTCCGTGTGCCGactatctataattatatatatttacacatataACCATGCTAACGATATTGTTAAGTCCGCGGAtggaataacatgattatgcccaGTGTTTTACTAATCAATAATAGTTCaatcattaaatttacatttgatttataaATGCATTCCAAAATCTAGACAATAAATCTAACATCCAAAGAACTtctcaattaattaatatatagctctctctctcagtCTTCGAAATTAGCCGGTAGTCCGATGCCCGAGGCGTGTAAAATAACAGTtgggcgtgtaaaacgttgaaCTTCAAGCGCCCGTCGGGCCTGTGGAAAATAAATACCCCTCttttcaaaatcatattattttattcgaAATCGTTATTGTAAAAATACGTGTCTCACTCTGTGAAATCAAGTCATTATGTTACgtaataaaaacatgaactGATCCCGAAGAAACAGTCCCGACCTAAATTACGCACTTCCGATTACAGGGAACCAGATGTAATGTCAAAGTCGTTTACGCGTTTGTTCCTATGCCGTTTCCAAACGGAAAAACaagatgaaaatattaacagattGTCAATGACAAACCGATAGTATGAAAACTTCCCTGTAACATGAACTTCTTGAAATATGTCGAGGGTGCCAAACCGGGGAAAAGACAAAAAACGACCCCAACGTCAGAAGAGAAGAAAAACTCTAAACAGAACTATGAACTGAAAAgggaaagaaaatttcaaaagcaATGGTTGATAAATCGTTCCTGGTTGAGGTTTGACGATTCGCAAAACCAAATGTTTTGCACCTCATGCGAGACAAACATATATAAAATGATTATAGAATTTTCTAGAGAATAATAAAATTGAtcaaaaaatgtctttttttccCTTGCACTAGTATGATTGACATGATAACAAACATTTAGTACAGCATGAAGTTTTTAATGTGGTTTTCAAATCAAGATAAGTTTTTTAATATGACTTCCAAATTCGGGCCTGTAGAATTGATGGTGGGCCTGTAAATTTTCCAACTTGCAGGCCCACTGGGCCTGTAAGTTAAAAAGTTAAGTGTGAAGactgctctctctctcctctctctctctctctctgtttggGGGAGGggtctgtttagattaggctccgcctacattttcaccgACCGCATGGTCATGAGATGGGTTCTTCGCTATATATAGATGCATGTCTCGTCCTCTGTAAGACATTTATTAGGGGGATGTATTGGAATAAGCATTTACATACATTATTGTATTTTCTCTCTAAAGGTTTTCCAAATGTAGTCTGATGTGTTGACGGTACTTTAATCAGAATGCGATGTCCCTTACAGAAAGAAGCTGAATTTGTCTGTCGGAAAGGCTATTACGCAATCAATGTTCaggtacatttgtacatgtatgtcaatatACTGGCTACCGGGATATTTCCgttttatttttgcatattttgccCTCCTCCGAAATAGTACAACAAACTTGatgatttgtttttatcattgaaGTGATTCTATACATATCTGTGCGTATaccaaaatgaaagaaaaaattaaaatttgtccATTTAATTATTATCACCTTATTTATGATGCATATTTAACGAATTCGgaattttcacaatttcatccACTGTATTGTCCCTCCATATCCACTTCTATGCAAGTACTTGTTATATCATAAACATATAATTAATTAATACTCTTTTTATTAGGTGCCAGGACAGGTCTTGTTCTTGGAGACTCGGGTTACGGACTGAAAAAATACCTCATGGTTCCTTATTGACCCCCAGAACTAGGGCAGAGGAAAAGTTCAACACAGCCCTCTGTCGAACCAGGGTTACCATTGAACAGGCGTTCGGCATTCTAAAACGAACTTTTCCTTGCCTTCAGGTTGGTGAGTGCAATTATACAATTATAAAGATCTGGTAACATACATTTAGTACCAATGCATTTGATACGATTTTTAATTCGACTTGTTGAAGTAATAAAACCAATTTATTATCACTTTCTTAAAAGGTTTGAGAGTGCAGCCCGACAGAGTCTGCAACAGTGATTGCATGTGTGATACTTCACAACCCGggaatacacgtatcaacacttcgcgaaagttgtgtcccttgtccgccatcttccggataaaaatcgtatttccccacgttggcctttgtaattttcctatctgtagctttgacatctgttatttttccatcaattgcagtcaactacaataatgccccagattagggcaacccattaacttgtatgaaaacttggtaattggctaaagttcaaagtaataacatcttacatttggtaaggtaaaaaagaaaaacttggGTTTTcagaaaacttggtttttcaccgattgacctttggctgaccccacaaagggacgtaactcgcggcgaagtgttgatacgtgtattgacAAGCGCGACATTGTTGATCCACCTCCCGTCAACAGACATTTGATGGATGAAGTAGCCTTACCTGATGCTGGACGTCGAACATCGGGAAGACTGTCCGAGATCATATCGCCAATACTTTCTTTGGGCAGTAACCTgtatgtgaaattcataatcacaatatagtttgatttatgtatttattaGCATTCTGATTCCAGTTTACCTTTCTGCAGCCGCAGAACTTCTCTCTCTTCTTTTATCTGTTCCTTCTTCTCTACCAATACATTGTACCTCCAACTCCATCTCCAGCTTTCGCTTCTCAACCCTCAACATTTCTTTCTGCATTTGAATGAGACTCTTCTCCTTCCTAGGTGGAGCGCTGGACACTTTTGATGATGTGCAGTACATGTAGGACTGTTGTGGGTCTCTGAATGCCTGCTGCGAAGCGCCACCGGTTGTCTTACCACATTCCACTTCAAGATCTAAAATAAAATGCCAATATATTTTATTGCTTCAGTATTATATTTCGTCCACAAAAAACTTGGGCAAAGGCGAATCCAGAATTTCCAGAAAAGGTGTGGGCCACATTACGTCCGGCACATgagaaagtcaagtattagtcAAACTACTCCGCCATTTTTTAGTTGCCACATATGGAGTTTTCATCCATATATGCCAGTAATGCTTTGTAAATTTGGCGCGAAAgtggggggtgtgtgtgtgtgtgtgtgcccCCCTCCTAATTTGCCACTGATAGTAAAAGTAGTATTAAACATATAATTCTTACCACCCGAATCAAACCCTTCACTCAATCCCTCTAGTGATGGACTTCCTTCCATTGTCTCGATAATGGCCTCCTCAATAGACGTAGGCGAAGCGGGCTTCCGTCCGCCCCCCGTTTGTGGTCTTTTCATTTTGGAAACTTTCTCCTtggttttaaaataaacatatattgaaTTATAATTCTTTTTAGTAAGCTTTTCTTAGTTTTCAAAGAGTGGACATGTTGGTAGGTACTTGATTTCGTGGTCGAGGAGTTGTAACTTTCTATCGTAGGACTTCC
It encodes:
- the LOC130051114 gene encoding putative nuclease HARBI1; the encoded protein is MAARRMYLMNLMRIPRRMIKDRTNPLEVLSSDEIFQRYRFRSATILFICGLISEDLRHQTQISCPLLPLLQVLAALRFYATGSFYELIGDSLSISKSAVGRAVRAVTSLICSLSARYIKFPSQDEIPSIRTQFYELAGARTGLVLGDSGYGLKKYLMVPY